From a region of the Pongo abelii isolate AG06213 chromosome 9, NHGRI_mPonAbe1-v2.0_pri, whole genome shotgun sequence genome:
- the LOC100437187 gene encoding RNA-binding protein 4B isoform X2, which translates to MVKLFIGNLPREATEQEIRSLFEQYGKVLECDIIKNYGFVHIEDKTAAEDAIRNLHHYKLHGVNINVEASKNKSKASTKLHVGNISPTCTNQELRAKFEEYGPVIECDIVKDYAFVHMERAEDAVEAIRGLDNTEFQGRIIAD; encoded by the coding sequence ATGGTGAAGCTGTTCATCGGAAACCTTCCCCGGGAGGCCACAGAGCAGGAGATTCGCTCTCTTTTCGAACAGTATGGGAAGGTGCTGGAATGTGACATCATTAAGAACTACGGCTTTGTGCACATAGAAGACAAGACGGCAGCTGAGGATGCCATACGCAACCTGCACCATTACAAGCTTCATGGGGTGAACATCAACGTGGAAGCCAGCAAGAATAAGAGCAAAGCTTCAACCAAGTTACACGTCGGTAACATCAGCCCCACTTGTACCAACCAAGAGCTTCGAGCCAAGTTTGAGGAGTATGGTCCGGTCATCGAATGTGACATCGTGAAAGATTATGCCTTCGTACACATGGAGCgggcagaggatgcagtggaGGCCATCAGGGGCCTTGACAACACAGAGTTTCAAG